CAAAACAACTTTCCCGATATTTCGTTAAATGAATTGGTGCAGATGGCCACATCGAATGGTGCGAAGGCATTGTTGTTAGAGGAACAGTATGGTACGATTGCCGTTGGTAAAAAGCCAGGAATTGTTCTTCTAAAAGATGTAGATCTTAAAAACCATCGTTTAAGAGCTACAAGTAATAGTATACGAATTATTTGAATCTTTAATAAGTTTATTATGGCAACTTTTCTTTTTGATAAAGTAATATTTGGTCCAATTAAAAGTCGACGTCTTGGGGTCTCTTTAGGAGTGAACCTTCTTCCTACTGACCAAAAGTTGTGTTCTTTTGATTGTATTTATTGTGAGTGTGGATGGAATCCCAAACATCGTGAAAGTAAGCCAATCATTCCAACGGTTCAAGAGGTATCGGAAAAACTAGAGGCACAACTGATAAAGATGGTTGAGGAGAAAGAACTTCCTGATGTCATTACTTTTGCTGGAAATGGAGAACCTACGTTGCATCCAAATTTTGATAAGATTATAGATATAACCATTGCTTTAAGAGATCGCTTTTGTCCTAAAGCCAAAGTTGCTGTCTTGTCTAACAGTACAAAGATTACGAGTAAAAAGGTTGTTGAGGCGTTGAAAAAAGTGGATGATAATATTATGAAATTGGACGGAGGTACCAATGAAATAATAGATGCCATTGATCAGCCAGTTGGGGAGTTTGATGTCCACAATATGGTAAAGTTGCTCAAACAATTTGATGGGGATCTTATCGTTCAAACTCTGTTTATGAGAGGTTCTTATAATGGAGTCTCTGTAGATAATACAACCCGTGAAGAGATTGACGCATGGATTGAATGTATTAAAGAGATACATCCAAGACAAGTGATGATATACTCTTTGGATAGAGATACCCCTGCAGAGGGGCTTATTAAAGTGGAACTAGACGAATTAAAAGAAATAGCATCTTATATTGTGGAGAAGATCCCTAACGACATAAAGATTTCTGCAAATTGATCTTTAAATAGAAGTCCATATATAAAGAAAGAGGGTTTCCTTGTTGGATAACCCTCTTTTTATTTATAAAACTACGTCGTTTAT
The Prolixibacteraceae bacterium DNA segment above includes these coding regions:
- a CDS encoding radical SAM protein, whose product is MATFLFDKVIFGPIKSRRLGVSLGVNLLPTDQKLCSFDCIYCECGWNPKHRESKPIIPTVQEVSEKLEAQLIKMVEEKELPDVITFAGNGEPTLHPNFDKIIDITIALRDRFCPKAKVAVLSNSTKITSKKVVEALKKVDDNIMKLDGGTNEIIDAIDQPVGEFDVHNMVKLLKQFDGDLIVQTLFMRGSYNGVSVDNTTREEIDAWIECIKEIHPRQVMIYSLDRDTPAEGLIKVELDELKEIASYIVEKIPNDIKISAN